Proteins encoded within one genomic window of Couchioplanes caeruleus:
- a CDS encoding oxidoreductase, translating to MASHDLPGGSYRVADLELTRVGYGAMQLAGPGVFGPPKDRDTAIAVLRAAVDLGVRHIDTADFYGPRVTNELIRDALAPYPDDLHIVTKVGVRRDEHGGWPHARTPAELRAQVHDNLRHLHLDVLDVVNLRVGGVDAPEPGSIAEQFETLAELQQQGLIRHLGLSTVTAAQLAEAQSIAPVVCVQNLYNIAHRGDDALVDLTARQGIGFVPYFPLGGFSPLQSDTLQAVAQRLGVAAPAVALAWLLHRSPNILLIPGTSSVTHLRENVASAALTLPADAVAELDAIGR from the coding sequence ATGGCATCCCACGATCTCCCGGGCGGCAGCTACCGCGTCGCCGATCTTGAGCTCACTCGCGTCGGCTATGGCGCCATGCAGCTCGCCGGCCCCGGTGTCTTCGGGCCACCGAAAGACCGGGACACCGCGATCGCCGTCCTGCGCGCGGCTGTGGACCTCGGAGTCCGGCACATCGACACCGCCGACTTCTACGGGCCGCGCGTCACGAACGAGCTCATCCGCGACGCGCTCGCGCCGTACCCGGACGATCTGCACATCGTCACGAAGGTCGGCGTCCGCCGGGACGAGCACGGCGGGTGGCCGCACGCCCGCACGCCCGCGGAGCTGCGCGCGCAGGTCCACGACAACCTGAGGCACCTCCACCTGGACGTGCTCGATGTCGTGAACCTGCGCGTCGGCGGTGTCGACGCGCCAGAACCGGGCTCCATCGCGGAACAGTTCGAGACGCTCGCCGAGCTGCAGCAGCAGGGACTGATCCGGCACCTCGGCCTCAGCACCGTCACCGCCGCCCAGCTCGCCGAGGCACAGTCGATCGCACCGGTGGTATGCGTCCAGAACCTCTACAACATCGCTCACCGCGGCGACGACGCCCTCGTGGACCTCACCGCCCGGCAGGGGATCGGGTTCGTGCCGTACTTCCCTCTCGGCGGCTTCTCGCCGCTGCAATCGGACACCCTGCAGGCGGTCGCGCAGCGGCTCGGCGTCGCTGCGCCGGCCGTCGCGCTGGCCTGGCTGCTGCACCGGTCACCGAACATCCTGCTGATCCCCGGCACGTCGTCGGTGACGCACCTGCGTGAGAACGTCGCCAGCGCCGCCCTCACGCTGCCGGCCGACGCCGTCGCGGAACTCGACGCGATCGGCCGCTGA
- a CDS encoding HK97 gp10 family phage protein, producing MAVTVKARLDLFQPEIRRLLTGPVGPVLTFVRGVARRVRTRAVLTCPVDSGRLRSAHREEVGVRRGTVYGLVTNDVEYAELVHDGTGPHTIRPRHPDGVLRFEKGGQVVFTTIVRHPGTRPQPWLREAMEHEARRSGFRIVRR from the coding sequence ATGGCCGTCACGGTCAAGGCCCGCCTCGACCTGTTCCAGCCGGAGATCCGCCGGCTGCTCACCGGCCCGGTCGGGCCGGTCCTCACGTTCGTGCGCGGCGTCGCCCGGCGGGTCCGCACCCGGGCGGTGCTCACCTGCCCGGTCGACAGCGGCCGGCTGCGCTCGGCGCACCGCGAAGAAGTCGGGGTGCGCCGCGGCACCGTGTACGGGCTGGTCACCAACGACGTCGAGTACGCCGAACTCGTGCACGACGGCACCGGCCCGCACACGATCCGGCCGCGCCACCCGGACGGGGTGCTGCGCTTCGAGAAAGGCGGCCAGGTCGTGTTCACCACGATCGTGCGGCACCCGGGCACACGACCGCAGCCGTGGCTGCGTGAGGCGATGGAACACGAAGCGCGCCGGTCCGGGTTCCGGATCGTGCGCCGCTAA
- a CDS encoding NucA/NucB deoxyribonuclease domain-containing protein, which translates to MTLNVINLNTGAVIGQIHFDQYAFEFTSSSSPTFGYQIMLDMYGGWGTIGGTLAQGSATCTGACTVSSSDFPPQAVTLTNSPDGESYHRSTATTRGSVGAATVTWSYFFTNPTWTAPSTPVTITPPATRCDHNLPGNNTVAGCIIRDIAPMLYYSISGPYEELAWHVLAAQDSGLAGSHPAYGLSHPAPLNRLIDAAQQDANYRRACPSSYPRPAGLSCDEYPFQSSRQGASTGGGPGRTFDGCQVPLPAGTGPSGYSACMIDDDDNSNGGSALNSFYIDQRMLNSDAFYVWITP; encoded by the coding sequence ATGACGCTCAATGTGATCAATCTGAACACCGGCGCAGTGATCGGGCAGATCCACTTCGATCAGTACGCCTTCGAGTTCACCTCGTCCAGCAGCCCCACCTTCGGCTATCAAATCATGCTCGACATGTACGGAGGCTGGGGCACGATCGGCGGCACCCTCGCGCAGGGCAGCGCCACCTGCACCGGCGCCTGCACGGTGAGCAGTTCCGACTTCCCACCGCAGGCCGTGACACTGACCAACTCCCCGGACGGCGAGTCGTACCACCGGTCCACCGCCACCACCCGTGGCTCGGTCGGCGCCGCCACCGTGACCTGGTCGTACTTCTTCACCAACCCGACCTGGACAGCGCCGTCAACACCGGTCACCATCACACCGCCGGCGACCCGCTGCGACCACAACCTGCCCGGCAACAACACCGTGGCCGGCTGCATCATCCGCGACATCGCACCGATGCTGTACTACAGCATTTCGGGACCGTACGAGGAACTCGCCTGGCACGTCCTCGCCGCGCAGGACTCCGGGCTTGCCGGCTCGCACCCCGCCTACGGACTGTCGCACCCAGCGCCGCTTAACCGGCTGATCGACGCCGCCCAGCAGGACGCCAACTACCGCCGCGCCTGCCCGTCCAGCTACCCGCGACCAGCCGGGCTCAGCTGCGACGAGTACCCGTTCCAGTCCAGCCGGCAAGGCGCCTCCACCGGCGGCGGCCCAGGCCGCACCTTCGACGGATGCCAGGTGCCGTTGCCGGCTGGAACCGGGCCGAGCGGCTACAGCGCCTGCATGATCGACGACGATGACAACAGCAACGGCGGCAGCGCTCTGAACAGCTTCTACATCGATCAGCGGATGCTGAACAGCGACGCCTTCTATGTCTGGATCACGCCGTAA
- a CDS encoding N-6 DNA methylase: MATIIRWRPPPVPADPKQHAQAVAEAVATAWHGQYGSSLNEVAISVVAALAVAGQHGPPDPDMPELVANLDRARFAELVKRIWLEWSIVRPDLVPRARMLWTCLDGNLDDALLRAVHSVGQAALRRGVWQLGAEQNRRHEVDLLGTVLQAVTSAKAKQARGQFLTPECVTELMGRMVEPPPGRSVMDPAAGTGRMLLGAARAMREQGLDPADAEWWANDIDPLAAALCAVNTDMWDLGFRVVVGCGDGLLTAWTGEALRQRQAAIDELLGYVEVARKEAASRHVLNLPAPKDPLMQHLRAARPAPPRQAPPHSSTFDAASAYQGRLF; encoded by the coding sequence ATGGCAACGATCATCCGGTGGCGGCCGCCGCCGGTGCCGGCAGACCCCAAACAGCACGCACAAGCGGTCGCCGAAGCGGTCGCAACGGCGTGGCACGGGCAGTACGGCAGCTCTCTCAACGAAGTGGCGATCAGTGTGGTCGCCGCCCTGGCGGTCGCCGGACAGCACGGCCCGCCGGACCCCGACATGCCAGAACTCGTGGCAAACCTGGACCGGGCGCGGTTCGCCGAGCTGGTGAAACGCATCTGGCTCGAATGGTCGATCGTCCGCCCAGACCTCGTACCCCGCGCCCGCATGTTGTGGACGTGCCTGGACGGCAACCTCGACGATGCACTGTTGCGGGCGGTGCACTCCGTCGGCCAGGCGGCCCTGCGCCGCGGGGTATGGCAGCTCGGCGCGGAGCAGAACCGCCGGCATGAGGTCGATCTTCTCGGCACGGTGCTGCAGGCGGTCACGTCGGCGAAGGCGAAACAGGCCCGAGGCCAGTTCCTGACGCCGGAGTGCGTGACCGAGCTGATGGGCCGCATGGTCGAACCGCCGCCGGGTCGCAGCGTCATGGATCCGGCGGCCGGCACTGGCCGGATGCTGCTCGGCGCCGCGCGGGCGATGCGTGAGCAGGGCCTGGATCCGGCGGACGCGGAGTGGTGGGCCAACGACATCGACCCGTTGGCCGCCGCGCTGTGTGCGGTCAACACCGACATGTGGGATCTGGGCTTCCGTGTGGTCGTCGGCTGCGGTGACGGCCTGCTGACCGCCTGGACAGGCGAGGCGTTGCGGCAGCGGCAGGCAGCGATCGACGAGCTGCTCGGCTACGTCGAGGTCGCCCGCAAGGAGGCGGCGTCCCGCCACGTGCTCAACCTGCCCGCGCCGAAAGACCCGTTGATGCAGCACCTGCGGGCGGCCCGGCCCGCGCCGCCGCGGCAGGCGCCGCCGCACTCGTCGACGTTCGACGCGGCCTCGGCCTACCAAGGCCGGCTGTTCTGA
- a CDS encoding DUF7710 domain-containing protein, with protein sequence MSSDEGSILDQARQHHRKQLNALFRRPGMYGRDEIAELLLLGAMAAVDGSSARWETEFDSLRNHFFSATGVKGRYSNLLPTDAVRDAAASVYAGIAHRCGWLDLDRTMSAAEYRQLTATIDERVLQDQTLSQVIGTFGEPSLWVGGRNSLGAKTLGYATASSKDDLICFHLWSAIATTDPDAGPQSLHPEPVVLAVRHRTNDAPYAFSFTPEGLRRRPTTDQQSPLRPTVWIFHGDQARHASAVFETEEAGLAWAGEHHVTGILAEYPYGGAYDIALSEGRFTPSQSHHGTTDHVAAFAPGLRHLHLVDGQPD encoded by the coding sequence ATGAGTAGCGATGAAGGTTCCATCCTCGATCAAGCGCGTCAGCATCATCGCAAGCAGTTGAACGCCCTGTTCCGCCGTCCCGGCATGTACGGCCGTGACGAGATAGCCGAGCTGCTCCTGCTGGGCGCGATGGCAGCCGTGGACGGCAGCTCAGCACGGTGGGAGACAGAGTTCGACAGCCTCCGCAATCACTTCTTCTCCGCCACGGGAGTCAAAGGCCGCTACTCCAACCTGCTGCCGACAGACGCAGTACGTGACGCCGCAGCATCGGTCTATGCCGGCATCGCTCACCGATGCGGCTGGCTTGATCTCGACCGAACCATGTCCGCGGCCGAGTATCGACAGCTCACCGCCACCATTGATGAACGGGTCTTACAAGACCAGACCCTCTCCCAAGTCATCGGCACGTTCGGCGAACCGTCACTGTGGGTTGGTGGAAGAAACTCCTTGGGGGCCAAAACGCTCGGTTACGCCACAGCCAGTTCGAAGGACGACCTGATCTGCTTCCATCTCTGGAGCGCCATTGCAACCACCGACCCCGACGCCGGACCACAGTCTCTGCATCCGGAACCGGTGGTACTCGCAGTGCGTCATCGAACCAATGACGCCCCTTACGCGTTCTCGTTCACTCCAGAAGGCCTTCGTCGCCGACCCACCACTGACCAGCAGAGTCCGCTACGCCCGACCGTTTGGATCTTCCATGGCGACCAGGCCCGACACGCCTCCGCCGTCTTCGAGACAGAGGAAGCCGGACTGGCCTGGGCGGGCGAGCACCACGTCACCGGCATCCTGGCCGAGTACCCCTACGGAGGCGCCTACGACATCGCACTCAGCGAAGGCCGCTTCACACCGTCGCAGTCACACCACGGCACCACCGACCACGTCGCCGCCTTCGCTCCCGGCCTACGGCATCTCCACCTGGTCGACGGCCAACCAGACTGA
- a CDS encoding Imm32 family immunity protein, with translation MPAYDASIGVVAPAEGGTITVQVVDGSVEIFGDSAGLRDLARMCLALSDVHAPEGAHIHLDARINPLDLGSASLMLARDQYRTG, from the coding sequence GTGCCGGCCTACGATGCGTCGATCGGAGTTGTAGCACCCGCTGAAGGCGGCACCATCACGGTGCAAGTGGTGGACGGATCGGTAGAAATCTTCGGTGACTCAGCCGGACTTCGCGATCTCGCCCGAATGTGCCTCGCGCTGTCCGACGTCCATGCGCCAGAGGGGGCCCACATTCATCTCGACGCTCGCATCAACCCTCTGGATCTCGGCTCAGCTTCTTTGATGCTCGCACGTGATCAGTACCGCACTGGGTAG
- a CDS encoding DUF6334 family protein, whose protein sequence is MAHDLFPPGPSVLTNLAEVVHLAHMDDPSWLVAVQFRFHEGYLQVEADPDDDTVEISFDPQQRPQLHHWVSDSVPTQPDQHYAGLLGMACAWRWVLRNQQGYEDAFQIELGTPSSTTTLQYLAMASRLHVRHVKDVPIPQRARS, encoded by the coding sequence ATGGCGCACGACTTGTTTCCTCCTGGGCCTTCCGTGTTGACCAATCTGGCTGAGGTCGTCCATCTGGCGCACATGGACGACCCATCCTGGCTTGTGGCGGTCCAGTTCCGCTTCCACGAGGGATACCTCCAGGTGGAAGCCGATCCTGACGACGACACGGTCGAGATTTCCTTCGATCCGCAGCAACGGCCGCAGCTTCATCACTGGGTGTCGGATTCGGTGCCGACCCAACCGGATCAGCACTATGCCGGCCTGCTCGGCATGGCCTGCGCCTGGCGGTGGGTGCTTCGCAATCAGCAGGGATACGAGGACGCGTTCCAGATCGAACTGGGCACACCGTCGTCAACCACGACGTTGCAGTACCTCGCGATGGCCTCGCGCCTCCACGTCCGCCACGTGAAAGACGTACCGATCCCGCAAAGGGCCCGGTCCTGA